Proteins from a genomic interval of Rosa chinensis cultivar Old Blush chromosome 2, RchiOBHm-V2, whole genome shotgun sequence:
- the LOC112186691 gene encoding nuclear pore complex protein NUP133: MFSPGTKRPNANPRRDQGSPATPLTEIRRSSPDNSVPNRPTTGTPAPWAPRLSVLARVLPGNQNEKGDEIKPVYVGEFPQVVRDEQASMLQRHVHGDASVSGGMERGTLAWIICGGRLFVWSYLSPGCSTSCTVLEIPGSVFEGGEAGRTGGNSWLLCVVNWDNTSTRTKKVVKQCSSVGIVLCNKKTRAAVYWPDIYGEGRTDPLVSVASSDELEVASSPIDRKTPQRRQQLLSRQGSSLSGSCTFNSLIACAVPDSRNECVAVACSSNGELWQFHCCPSGVSRKKVYQHNQTSSPQGGYSGSKGYPRSLTWCFPNLHVQESSRQFVVLTDREMQCFSIELSPDYVVSKLWSHEIIGSDGDRGIKKDLAGQKRIWPLDMQVDYHGKVTTILVATFCLDRGSSSSYMQYSLLTMQYKSGGNIAPTQETVLERKDPIQVIIPKARVEDEDFLFSMRLRVGGKPSGSAIILSGDGTATVSHYYRTTTRLYKFDLPYDAGKVLDASILPSTDDGEEGAWVVLTEKAGIWAIPEKAVMIGGVEPPERSLSRKGSSNEGSAQEERKNLTFAGNLAPRRASSEAWDAGDRQRVMPVIARQTAQDEESETLLSQLFHDYHLHGQVDASLEKLKIAGAFERDRETNVFARLSKSIVDTLAKHWTTTRGAEILAMAVVSSQLTDKQQKHTKFLEFLALSKCHEELCSRQRHSLQIILEHGEKLAGMIQLRELQNIISQNRSSGLSTSRSSPENQISGALWDLIQLVGDRARRNTVLLMDRDNAEVFYSKVSDLQEVFSCLDKQLEYVIPAEQPYGIQVQRACELSNACVSIVRAAMQYRNTHHLWYPPPECLTPWYCQAVVRNGMWQVASFMLQLLKEASQIDMSSKSDLYSHLELLAEVLLEAYTGSVTAKVELGHEHKGLLDEYWNRRDALLDSLYHQVKDFVEVGHENLNEGSDELNEEIFGKLSSCLLPMAKRHECYTTLWKICCDINDSELLKNLMHDSMGPNGGFSYYVFKQLYARKQFSKLLRLGEEFHEALSIFLKYHPDLLWLHEVFLHQFSSASDTLHELALSQDESSISEPEDGTGPGHLTTLPKLADRKRFLNLSKIAAIAGKDADCEIKVKRIEADLKILKVQEEVIELLSSDETKQNLDKRLLHPEDLIKLCLEGESTEISLRAFDVFAWTSSSFRRTHANLLDNCWRNAADQDDWSKMYQASVSEGWSDKETLQNLKETVLFQASSRCYGPESETFGEGFDEVLPLRQEIVEPSTMKDSVSSVEAILMQHKDYSEAGKLMLTAIMLGSLQYDTIEEEGPVPME; the protein is encoded by the exons ATGTTCTCTCCCGGAACCAAGCGGCCCAACGCCAACCCTCGCCGCGACCAAGGCTCTCCGGCCACTCCTCTCACCGAGATCCGGCGATCCTCTCCGGACAATTCTGTCCCCAATCGCCCCACCACCGGCACTCCGGCTCCCTGGGCTCCTCGCCTTTCCGTCCTCGCCAG GGTTCTACCGGGtaatcaaaatgaaaaaggGGATGAAATTAAGCCTGTATATGTTGGAGAGTTTCCGCAAGTTGTTCGTGATGAACAGGCTAGTATGCTCCAGAGGCATGTTCATG GCGACGCTTCAGTATCCGGTGGAATGGAGAGAGGGACATTGGCGTGGATTATATGTGGAGGCAGACTCTTTGTGTGGAGTTATTTGTCTCCTGGTTGTTCGACGAGTTGCACTGTTCTTGAGATCCCTGGAAGCGTTTTCGAAGGTGGGGAGGCTGGGAGGACCGGTGGGAACTCGTGGTTGCTCTGCGTTGTTAATTGGGATAACACATCTACAAGAACAAAGAAAGTTGTGAAACAATGTAGCTCTGTTGGTATTGTACTGTGTAACAAAAAGACCCGCGCTGCTGTGTATTGGCCTGACATATACGGTGAAGGGAGAACTGATCCGCTTGTTAGTGTTGCATCTTCTGATGAATTGGAGGTGGCGTCCTCACCCATTGATAGGAAGACTCCCCAAAGGAGGCAGCAGTTACTTAGCAGGCAAGGGAGTAGTTTGAGTGGATCTTGTACTTTTAACTCTCTGATTGCGTGTGCAGTCCCTGATTCCCGTAATGAGTGTGTTGCAGTTGCCTGTAGTTCAAATGGTGAGCTATGGCAGTTTCATTGTTGTCCATCTGGTGTTAGCCGTAAGAAGGTGTATCAACACAATCAGACTTCATCCCCCCAAGGGGGTTACAGTGGCAGCAAAGGCTATCCAAGGTCACTGACCTGGTGCTTTCCAAATCTTCATGTGCAGGAATCCAGCCGGCAATTTGTTGTTCTGACAGATCGTGAGATGCAATGTTTTAGCATTGAACTTTCTCCTGATTATGTTGTGTCAAAGCTCTGGTCTCATGAGATTATTGGCTCGGATGGTGATCGGGGTATCAAGAAGGATTTGGCCGGGCAGAAGCGAATCTGGCCTCTTGACATGCAGGTAGACTATCACGGTAAAGTGACTACCATTCTAGTTGCTACCTTCTGCTTGGACCGGGGTAGTAGTTCAAGCTACATGCAGTATTCTCTTTTGACCATGCAGTATAAATCTGGAGGTAATATAGCACCTACTCAAGAAACAGTTTTAGAGAGAAAAGATCCTATCCAGGTGATCATTCCAAAAGCAAGAGTAGAAGATGAAGACTTCTTATTCTCCATGAGACTGCGGGTAGGGGGAAAGCCTTCCGGATCAGCAATTATACTTTCTGGTGATGGAACCGCTACAGTATCCCATTATTATAGAACGACTACACGGCTCTATAAATTTGACCTACCTTATGATGCTGGAAAGGTTCTAGATGCTTCAATTCTTCCCTCTACAGATGATGGTGAAGAAGGGGCATGGGTTGTTCTAACTGAGAAGGCAGGAATATGGGCAATACCCGAGAAGGCTGTTATGATTGGTGGAGTTGAACCTCCTGAGCGAAGTTTATCACGTAAAGGTAGCTCAAATGAAGGATCCGcacaagaagagagaaagaaccTTACATTTGCAGGGAATCTTGCTCCTAGAAGGGCTAGTTCTGAAGCATGGGATGCTGGAGATAGACAAAGGGTTATGCCTGTAATTGCACGTCAAACTGCCCAAGATGAAGAATCAGAAACTTTACTGAGCCAGCTTTTCCATGATTATCATTTACATGGGCAGGTTGATGCATCACTTGAAAAGCTAAAAATTGCAGGGGCATTTGAAAGGGATAGAGAGACAAATGTTTTTGCACGACTGAGCAAATCAATTGTTGATACCTTAGCTAAACATTGGACAACAACCAGAGGAGCTGAGATTTTGGCAATGGCCGTGGTATCCTCCCAACTCACGGATAAGCAACAGAAGCATACAAAATTTCTGGAGTTTCTTGCTCTATCCAAATGTCATGAGGAGCTATGTTCTAGACAGA GACATTCTTTGCAAATTATCTTGGAACACGGTGAAAAGCTTGCTGGAATGATTCAACTACGGGAATTGCAGAACATCATCAGCCAGAACCGCTCCAGTGGACTCAGCACCTCCCGTTCTAGTCCAGAAAATCAAATATCTGGTGCTCTGTGGGATCTTATTCAATTAGTTGGTGATAGAGCCCGTCGGAATACGGTGCTTCTAATGGACAGGGACAACGCTGAAGTATTCTACAGTAAAGTTTCTGATCTTCAAGAAGTGTTTTCTTGCTTAGACAAGCAGCTGGAGTATGTAATCCCTGCAGAGCAGCCATATGGGATTCAGGTCCAGAGAGCTTGTGAACTCTCAAATGCATGTGTTAGTATTGTCCGTGCAGCCATGCAATACAGAAACACACATCACTTGTGGTATCCCCCACCTGAGTGCTTAACACCCTGGTATTGCCAAGCTGTTGTACGCAATGGGATGTGGCAGGTTGCCTCCTTCATGCTGCAACTGTTAAAAGAAGCATCTCAGATTGATATGTCTTCAAAATCAGATTTATATTCTCATCTAGAACTGCTGGCTGAAGTTCTGCTTGAGGCATATACTGGTTCTGTCACCGCTAAAGTTGAACTTGGTCACGAACACAAAGGCTTATTAGATGAGTATTGGAATAGAAGGGATGCACTCCTAGACTCACTTTATCACCAAGTCAAAGATTTTGTGGAAGTTGGGCATGAG AATTTGAATGAAGGATCTGATGAGCTCAATGAAGAAATTTTTGGGAAGCTTTCTTCATGTTTGCTTCCCATGGCAAAGCGGCATGAATGCTACACTACTTTATGGAAAATATGCTGTGACATTAATGATTCTGAACTACTAAAAAATCTGATG CATGACAGCATGGGACCTAATGGAGGGTTCAGTTACTATGTGTTCAAACAACTTTATGCGAGGAAacaattttccaaacttctcagGCTTGGGGAAGAGTTTCACGAAGCGCTCTCAATATTTTTAAAGTATCATCCAGATCTTCTGTGGCTTCATGAAGTGTTTCTTCATCAGTTTTCTTCAGCTTCAGACACCCTTCATGAATTAGCTCTTTCTCAAGATGAAAGCTCAATTTCAGAGCCTGAAGATGGGACTGGTCCTGGGCATCTCACTACATTACCGAAGCTGGCAGATAGAAAGCGTTTTTTGAATCTCTCAAAAATAGCTGCAATTGCAg GTAAGGATGCTGACTGTGAGATCAAAGTGAAGCGCATCGAGGCTGATTTGAAAATCCTAAAAGTGCAG GAAGAAGTAATAGAACTCCTTTCGTCTGATGAAACAAAGCAAAACCTTGACAAGCGGCTACTTCATCCAGAAGATCTTATCAAGCTGTGCCTCGAAGGTGAAAGCACAGAGATCTCATTGCGGGCTTTTGATGTTTTCGCATGGACCAGCTCCTCCTTTCGTAGGACCCATGCAAACCTCTTGGACAATTGCTGGAGAAATGCCGCTGATCAAGATGATTGGAGTAAAATGTACCAAGCATCGGTATCTGAAGGGTGGAGTGATAAGGAAACCTTGCAGAACCTGAAAGAGACGGTACTTTTTCAGGCTTCAAGTAGATGTTACGGACCTGAATCTGAGACTTTCGGAGAAGGGTTTGATGAAGTGCTCCCACTGAGACAAGAAATTGTGGAGCCTTCAACCATGAAAGATTCAGTTTCTTCTGTAGAGGCCATACTTATGCAGCACAAGGACTACTCGGAGGCTGGGAAGCTGATGCTCACTGCAATCATGCTAGGTAGTTTACAGTATGACACCATAGAGGAGGAGGGTCCTGTTCCTATGGAATGA
- the LOC112183483 gene encoding putative calcium-transporting ATPase 13, plasma membrane-type codes for MYLQPNSTNGDEASEGISNPTLTTDLIIQTVSSCVQYKQSRWHKYIAIVVFIWRSRTKPRLRRAKAPHHQRFLNKVVRLDVRQKVSDLASYFKDRAAYIPLLAPTTPTTPTTPPAAASNHVIDIPLQDLKEVARIVRVKDLNALRARGGVDGVSTVLLRSHSEDHADDGGQVPQLACNPAKPVFFHFFLKACNHYTIFFLLGSAGLQFSIEFMKQGVKQGWHDGVAILVTVFLLVAFPSVGNYRNERKMVKQLMERNKFLVDVERNGESRAVMISHVSVGDIVHLKKGDHAPADGLFIDHGVELVLDEVLSPTIDFENNPFVLSGSKVIEGQGRMIVTSVGVDTAFAEMLSLVTEDPNPNRKTLLQALMDKPYTYMEYLACCVSILIAFVVLIRFLVFRKHDNYNDRPDLKGEVSMNLLMKIFEKIYFKTQGRVSTLASVLATVVIGIQHGMPFVISLALCQWKEKVVQNGVDPQNLSACVTMGLITVICIETTSEKMCNQMEVMDFWMGDKDLSNEVESDQTEQFALKGLRQEISATPANDSFISSIKTRWGVTDMEVLDQTFITLEERKLSSDEKCSGILMRKTESSAQDMQLHMSGDASTILDMCSHYNDKTGESRILEIQKRKFKQVIKNMEEKGLRPIAYAYKKTNVQEFTENGLKLLALVGVRCPYQEELKIAVEAFRKAGIRIKLVSEDELSIVTERASDLGIFNPGSGDMEIIAGEAFRRLNSMERLNKVDLISVMGSSLPRDKLLMVERLKKNGHIVAFYGGLTINDTRTLKEADVGITEDIWSTEMARDNADIIVKDGCSWFLNFKSGKCAYHNIQNFCQIQLTACISGLLVTLVATMHSGDSPLTAIHLIWVNLIMCLLGSLMMVMELERQEPLAQEPAPRTQEPAPSTQEPARTQPLITKAIWGNIASQVSYQASILLVLHFMGNAIASMNQGVRGTMVFNIYTLCQVLNLFRAMDLVNKEVLNVVLHSYWFLMALGAVMVMQVVIVEFGKGLASGVRLDAIHWASCFLLAALSWPFDWAITSQFQRENLAWRRAPMGMSRFYICASLFLIFSVSYCFESDYAHTT; via the exons ATGTACCTGCAGCCAAACAGTACCAATGGTGATGAGGCCTCTGAGGGCATCAGCAACCCGACACTTACTACTGATCTTATCATTCAAACAGTTAGTAGTTGTGTCCAATATAAGCAGAGCCGCTGGCATAAATACATTGCTATTGTGGTTTTCATCTGGCGCTCCAGAACCAAGCCACGCCTCCGCAGAGCAAAAGCCCCTCATCATCAAAGGTTTCTGAACAAGGTTGTTCGCCTTGATGTGAGACAGAAGGTCTCAGACCTCGCGTCCTACTTCAAG GATCGTGCTGCCTATATCCCTTTGTTAGCACCAACAACACCAACAACACCAACAACGCCGCCAGCCGCTGCCTCAAATCATGTGATTGACATCCCTCTCCAAGATCTGAAAGAGGTTGCTCGCATTGTGAGAGTGAAGGACTTGAATGCACTGCGAGCACGCGGTGGTGTTGATGGTGTTTCAACAGTACTTCTCAGGTCTCACTCTGAG GATCATGCTGATGATGGTGGTCAAGTTCCACAACTAGCATGCAACCCTGCCAAGCCTGTTTTCTTTCACTTCTTCTTGAAGGCTTGCAATCACTACACAATCTTTTTCCTCTTGGGCTCAGCGGGTTTGCAATTTTCTATTGAATTCATGAAGCAAGGAGTCAAACAAGGGTGGCATGACGGTGTTGCCATACTTGTTACTGTGTTCCTACTCGTTGCTTTTCCTTCAGTTGGGAACTATCGCAACGAGAGGAAGATGGTGAAGCAGTTGATGGAGAGGAACAAATTTCTGGTGGATGTTGAAAGAAATGGAGAATCTAGAGCGGTTATGATATCTCATGTTTCGGTGGGTGATATAGTTCATTTGAAGAAGGGAGACCATGCTCCTGCTGATGGCTTGTTCATAGATCATGGTGTGGAACTGGTCTTGGATGAGGTATTGAGCCCCACAATTGATTTTGAAAACAACCCATTTGTGTTGTCTGGTTCAAAAGTTATTGAGGGCCAGGGTCGAATGATTGTGACATCTGTTGGTGTCGATACAGCTTTTGCAGAGATGCTGAGCTTGGTGACTGAGGATCCTAATCCAAATAGGAAGACTCTGTTACAAGCTTTGATGGACAAACCATATACTTATATGGAGTATCTCGCATGTTGTGTTTCAATTCTGATTGCTTTTGTGGTCCTAATACGGTTTCTAGTATTCAGGAAGCATGACAACTATAATGACAGGCCAGACCTGAAGGGGGAAGTTTCAATGAACTTGCTGATGAAGATTTTCGAGAAAATTTACTTCAAAACTCAAGGAAGGGTCTCCACTTTAGCAAGTGTTCTTGCTACTGTGGTAATTGGGATACAACATGGAATgccctttgtgatttcccttGCACTTTGTCAATGGAAGGAGAAGGTGGTCCAAAATGGGGTAGATCCTCAGAATCTTTCAGCTTGTGTCACCATGGGACTCATAACAGTCATCTGCATTGAAACAACTAGTGAGAAAATGTGTAACCAAATGGAGGTTATGGACTTTTGGATGGGTGATAAGGATTTAAGCAATGAAGTGGAGTCTGATCAAACTGAACAATTTGCTCTCAAAGGACTACGTCAAGAGATTTCTGCTACCCCAGCAAATGATTCGTTCATTTCTTCGATCAAGACCAGATGGGGCGTCACTGACATGGAGGTATTGGATCAGACATTTATAACTCTGGAAGAGAGAAAATTGAGTTCTGATGAGAAATGTAGTGGCATCCTAATGAGGAAAACAGAGAGCAGTGCACAAGATATGCAGCTGCATATGAGTGGAGATGCATCAACAATCTTAGACATGTGTTCACATTATAATGATAAGACAGGGGAAAGTCGTATTCTGGAAATTCAGAAGAGAAAGTTTAAGCAGGTCATTAAGAACATGGAGGAGAAGGGTCTTAGACCGATTGCATATGCTTACAAGAAAACAAATGTTCAAGAATTTACAGAAAATGGGTTGAAATTGTTGGCACTGGTGGGAGTCAGATGCCCATATCAGGAAGAGCTTAAAATTGCAGTGGAAGCTTTTAGAAAGGCCGGAATAAGAATCAAGCTGGTATCCGAGGATGAGCTCTCAATAGTGACTGAGCGAGCTTCTGATCTTGGAATCTTTAACCCTGGTAGTGGTGATATGGAGATCATCGCAGGCGAAGCTTTCAGAAGACTCAACTCCATGGAAAGACTAAATAAGGTGGATTTGATATCTGTGATGGGAAGTTCTCTCCCAAGAGACAAGCTTCTCATGGTGGAGCGCTTAAAGAAAAACGGTCACATAGTAGCGTTCTATGGAGGGTTAACCATAAATGATACAAGGACTCTGAAAGAAGCTGATGTTGGAATCACAGAGGACATATGGAGCACTGAGATGGCCAGAGACAATGCTGATATTATAGTTAAGGATGGCTGCTCATGGTTCCTGAACTTTAAGTCTGGGAAATGTGCTTACCACAACATTCAGAACTTCTGTCAAATTCAGCTCACGGCTTGCATATCCGGGTTGCTAGTAACGTTAGTAGCAACGATGCATTCAGGGGACTCTCCATTGACCGCAATTCACTTGATTTGGGTGAACTTGATAATGTGCCTTCTAGGCAGCCTAATGATGGTAATGGAGTTAGAACGCCAGGAGCCACTTGCACAAGAACCAGCGCCAAGGACTCAAGAACCGGCCCCAAGTACTCAAGAACCGGCACGGACTCAGCCACTTATAACCAAAGCCATCTGGGGAAACATAGCCAGTCAAGTTTCATACCAGGCTTCCATCTTGCTGGTCTTGCATTTCATGGGAAATGCAATAGCGAGCATGAACCAAGGCGTCCGGGGTACCATGGTTTTCAATATTTACACCTTGTGTCAGGTCCTTAATCTGTTCAGGGCTATGGACCTAGTGAACAAGGAAGTGCTAAATGTTGTTCTTCACAGCTATTGGTTTTTGATGGCCTTGGGGGCTGTTATGGTCATGCAGGTGGTGATTGTTGAGTTTGGGAAAGGACTAGCCAGTGGTGTGAGGTTGGATGCAATACATTGGGCATCCTGCTTCCTTCTTGCTGCTCTTTCATGGCCGTTTGATTGGGCCATAACTTCGCAGtttcaaagagaaaatttggcaTGGAGGAGAGCACCTATGGGGATGTCAAGATTTTACATTTGTGCTTCGTTGTTCCTCATTTTCTCTGTATCATATTGTTTCGAATCAGATTATGCACACACAACATAG